One genomic segment of Stenotrophomonas sp. 704A1 includes these proteins:
- the gorA gene encoding glutathione-disulfide reductase, translated as MTPATHDYDLIVLGGGSAGLAGAIRAAQYGKRVALLEPGELGGTCVNVGCVPKKAMWLAADLHERIGLASAMGFDVPARPALSWKELVIHRQAYISNIHSSYNKRLDETGVVRIPARGHLLDAHTVACSDGVHYSAGHILIATGAHPLRPDIPGAELGLVSDDFFDLRAAPADVAIIGGGYIAVELAGLLQALGSRVSLLVRGQRLLERFDYELTDRLAENLRQQGVRIHFDYRLRELQRDGERVRAFGHDGPADSVFDAVFFATGRRGNSRDLGLEALGIGIGEHQQVQVDEWQTTSVPSVHAVGDIAGKVGLTPVAVAASRRLMDRLFGGRPQSKMDYENVASVVFSHPPLGAVGLSEEEARARFDQVSVYHSRFRPMLQALANGSQRSLFKMVCAGPEERVVGIHLLGEAADEILQGFAVAVKMGATKAQFDDTVAIHPTSAEEVVLMR; from the coding sequence ATGACTCCTGCGACCCATGACTACGACCTGATCGTCCTCGGCGGCGGCTCCGCCGGCCTGGCGGGCGCCATCCGCGCCGCGCAGTACGGCAAGCGCGTGGCGCTGCTCGAACCCGGCGAACTGGGGGGCACCTGTGTCAACGTGGGCTGCGTGCCGAAGAAGGCGATGTGGCTGGCAGCCGACCTGCATGAGCGCATCGGCCTGGCCAGCGCGATGGGGTTCGATGTGCCCGCGCGCCCGGCGCTGTCGTGGAAGGAACTGGTGATCCACCGCCAGGCGTACATCAGCAACATCCACAGCAGTTACAACAAGCGCCTGGATGAAACCGGCGTGGTCCGCATTCCGGCGCGTGGCCATCTGCTGGACGCGCACACCGTGGCCTGCAGCGATGGCGTGCACTACAGCGCCGGGCACATCCTGATCGCCACCGGTGCGCATCCGTTGCGGCCGGATATCCCCGGTGCGGAGCTGGGACTGGTCTCCGACGATTTCTTCGACCTGCGCGCCGCGCCGGCCGACGTCGCCATCATCGGCGGCGGCTACATCGCGGTGGAGCTGGCCGGCCTGCTGCAGGCGCTGGGCAGCAGGGTGAGCCTGCTGGTGCGCGGCCAGCGGCTGCTGGAGCGCTTCGACTACGAACTCACGGACCGGCTGGCGGAGAATCTCAGGCAACAGGGCGTGCGGATCCATTTCGACTACCGGCTGCGCGAACTGCAGCGCGACGGCGAGCGCGTGCGTGCGTTCGGCCATGACGGCCCGGCCGACAGCGTGTTCGATGCGGTGTTCTTCGCTACCGGACGCCGCGGCAACAGCCGTGACCTGGGCCTGGAAGCGCTGGGTATCGGCATCGGCGAGCACCAGCAGGTGCAGGTGGACGAATGGCAGACCACCAGCGTGCCGAGCGTGCATGCGGTGGGTGACATTGCCGGCAAGGTCGGCCTGACCCCGGTGGCGGTGGCCGCATCGCGGCGGCTGATGGACCGCCTGTTCGGTGGCCGCCCGCAGTCGAAGATGGATTATGAGAACGTGGCCAGCGTGGTGTTCTCGCACCCGCCGCTGGGGGCGGTGGGCCTGAGCGAAGAAGAGGCGCGTGCACGCTTCGACCAGGTGAGCGTCTACCACAGCCGGTTCCGTCCGATGCTGCAGGCGCTGGCCAACGGCAGCCAGCGCAGCCTGTTCAAGATGGTCTGCGCCGGTCCCGAAGAGCGCGTGGTCGGCATCCATCTGCTGGGTGAAGCGGCCGATGAGATCCTGCAGGGCTTCGCGGTGGCGGTGAAAATGGGTGCGACCAAGGCCCAGTTCGACGATACCGTTGCCATCCACCCGACCTCGGCCGAAGAAGTGGTGCTGATGCGCTGA
- a CDS encoding DUF418 domain-containing protein: MADLPAGYAVNATPLSLQPVASGERIAVLDVLRGVALFGILLMNIEALSGPLDLAFTGIDARWHGIDYWADAFVYVFVQGKFFTLFSLLFGAGFAFMAQRAEAAGRAFTPFYLRRSAGLLLIGLCHALLVWSGDILVLYALASVPLLACREAPRSWLPWMGLLVYGLGIALMLLVGAMVSMAAPQDLQKMLAGAQQGIEQQRLVYSQGDWTQATVQRLREFGAALGGMFISGPEVLGMFLLGSGFAASGALTTPERFPRLYAGLRWIALPVGLLVTLAGVLWKPYLAPGVYDLATTSAMALVAVGALPMCLGYLAWIVHWRARLAWLAPVGRMALTHYLAQSLVCTLLFYHYGLGGFDVMPRAAQLVFAVLLFAVQVGVSHLWLRRFRFGPMEWLWRAMTYRQWPTLRRDPGQA, translated from the coding sequence ATGGCGGACCTGCCCGCCGGATACGCCGTGAACGCCACGCCCCTTTCCCTGCAGCCGGTGGCCTCCGGCGAACGCATCGCGGTGCTTGATGTGCTGCGCGGGGTCGCCCTGTTCGGCATCCTGCTGATGAACATCGAGGCGCTCAGCGGTCCGCTGGACCTGGCCTTCACCGGCATCGACGCGCGCTGGCATGGCATCGACTACTGGGCCGATGCGTTCGTCTACGTATTCGTGCAGGGCAAGTTCTTCACCCTGTTCTCGCTGCTGTTCGGTGCCGGCTTTGCGTTCATGGCGCAGCGCGCCGAGGCCGCCGGCCGTGCGTTCACGCCGTTCTACCTGCGGCGCAGTGCAGGACTGCTGCTGATCGGCCTGTGCCATGCGCTGCTGGTCTGGTCCGGCGACATCCTGGTGCTGTATGCATTGGCGTCGGTACCGTTGCTGGCCTGCCGCGAAGCGCCACGCAGCTGGCTGCCGTGGATGGGGCTGCTGGTGTACGGGCTGGGTATCGCGCTGATGCTGCTGGTGGGGGCGATGGTGTCGATGGCCGCGCCGCAGGACCTGCAGAAGATGCTGGCCGGCGCACAGCAGGGCATCGAGCAGCAGCGCCTGGTGTACAGCCAGGGCGACTGGACGCAGGCCACCGTGCAGCGCCTGCGCGAATTCGGCGCGGCCCTGGGCGGCATGTTCATTTCCGGCCCGGAAGTGCTGGGCATGTTCCTGCTGGGCAGCGGCTTCGCCGCCAGCGGTGCATTGACCACACCGGAGCGTTTCCCACGGCTGTATGCCGGGCTGCGCTGGATCGCGCTGCCGGTCGGGCTTCTGGTCACGCTGGCCGGTGTGCTGTGGAAGCCCTACCTGGCCCCCGGTGTGTATGACCTGGCCACCACCTCGGCGATGGCGCTGGTGGCGGTGGGGGCGCTGCCGATGTGCCTGGGCTACCTGGCCTGGATCGTGCACTGGCGCGCACGCCTGGCATGGCTGGCGCCGGTCGGGCGGATGGCGCTGACCCATTACCTGGCGCAGTCGCTGGTCTGTACGCTGCTGTTCTACCACTACGGGCTGGGCGGGTTCGATGTGATGCCGCGCGCCGCGCAGCTGGTGTTCGCCGTGCTGTTGTTCGCCGTGCAGGTGGGGGTCAGCCATCTGTGGCTGCGCCGCTTCCGTTTCGGCCCGATGGAATGGCTGTGGCGGGCGATGACCTACCGGCAGTGGCCAACGCTGCGTCGCGACCCCGGGCAGGCCTGA
- a CDS encoding FKBP-type peptidyl-prolyl cis-trans isomerase yields the protein MKIEKDRVVRFHYTVSEAGQAPIESSKDRGEPLAILIGHGNIIPGLENAMMDKEAGATFSVDVTAADAYGERRDGLSQRVPKKHFGTAKLVPGQQVVLQTNFGPRAVTVQKVGMSVVDVDLNHPMAGKDLHFDVEIVEVREAVKEEIEHGHVHGDGGHHH from the coding sequence ATGAAGATCGAAAAAGACCGCGTTGTCCGCTTCCACTACACCGTCTCCGAGGCCGGCCAGGCGCCGATCGAATCGTCCAAGGACCGCGGCGAGCCGCTGGCGATCCTGATCGGCCACGGCAACATCATTCCGGGCCTGGAAAACGCCATGATGGACAAGGAAGCCGGCGCGACCTTCAGCGTCGACGTCACCGCGGCCGATGCCTACGGCGAGCGCCGTGACGGTCTGTCCCAGCGCGTGCCAAAGAAGCATTTCGGCACCGCCAAGCTGGTCCCGGGACAGCAGGTCGTGCTGCAGACCAACTTCGGCCCGCGTGCGGTCACCGTGCAGAAGGTCGGCATGAGCGTGGTCGATGTCGACCTGAATCATCCGATGGCCGGCAAGGACCTGCACTTCGATGTCGAGATCGTCGAGGTGCGCGAAGCCGTCAAGGAAGAGATCGAGCACGGCCACGTCCACGGCGACGGTGGTCACCACCACTGA
- a CDS encoding C40 family peptidase, with product MLITPVSSGPRRLLAPALLLALPLLITACGGGKAVRPSAPPPTASWPSTVPDNPEAANSVLMRAISLVGTPYRYGGNTPESGFDCSGLVAYVYREMLDLKLPRTSRDLAAVQGPKIDPKRLATGDLVFFGSRGSVSHVGIYVGEGRFVHAPSTGGTVRLDSLSGPYWKDHYTGAKRVLR from the coding sequence ATGCTCATCACGCCAGTTTCGTCCGGCCCGCGCCGGCTCCTCGCGCCCGCCCTGCTGCTGGCCCTGCCCCTGCTGATCACCGCCTGCGGTGGCGGCAAGGCCGTGCGCCCGTCGGCTCCGCCGCCCACTGCCAGCTGGCCCAGCACCGTGCCGGACAACCCCGAAGCGGCCAATTCGGTGCTCATGCGCGCCATCAGCCTGGTCGGCACACCCTATCGCTATGGCGGCAACACCCCCGAGTCCGGCTTCGACTGCAGCGGCCTGGTGGCCTATGTGTATCGGGAAATGCTGGACCTGAAGCTGCCGCGCACCTCGCGCGACCTGGCCGCGGTACAGGGGCCGAAGATCGACCCGAAGCGTCTGGCGACCGGCGATCTGGTGTTCTTCGGCAGCCGCGGCAGCGTCAGCCACGTCGGCATCTACGTCGGCGAAGGACGCTTCGTGCATGCCCCAAGCACCGGTGGCACGGTCCGCCTGGATTCGCTCAGCGGTCCCTACTGGAAAGATCACTACACGGGCGCGAAACGTGTTCTTCGCTAA
- a CDS encoding C40 family peptidase: MTTDDPTCQGQTAASSRSVRPLLLGLALCLTSLPAWSQSAPARTDAEVAPAARADTAAPQRSRADAAASATLAALLPHLAANDTIPLMDRSAMVAGDLSRLLANYDTSSAANGSVVGTAADNGKVQSLLRRAMTLLGTPYRWGGSNPDSGFDCSGLVGYVFRSALGIELPRVSREMAHDANAELINDRAALAAGDLVFFGRKGRVDHVGIYVGDGRFLHAPSTGKDVRVDTLLSGYWGNKFMQARRVDL; this comes from the coding sequence GTGACGACCGACGACCCGACGTGCCAAGGCCAGACCGCCGCTTCTTCGCGTAGTGTCCGCCCGCTTCTCCTGGGCCTGGCGCTGTGTCTGACCAGCCTCCCCGCCTGGTCGCAATCCGCTCCCGCCCGCACCGATGCCGAGGTGGCCCCGGCCGCCAGGGCCGACACTGCGGCCCCGCAGCGCAGCCGCGCCGATGCCGCTGCCAGTGCCACGCTGGCGGCCCTGCTGCCGCATCTGGCCGCCAACGACACCATTCCGCTGATGGACCGCTCGGCCATGGTGGCCGGCGATCTCAGCCGCCTGTTGGCCAACTACGACACCAGCAGCGCCGCCAATGGCAGCGTTGTCGGCACCGCCGCCGACAACGGCAAGGTGCAGTCGCTGCTGCGCCGGGCCATGACCCTGCTTGGCACCCCGTACCGCTGGGGCGGCAGCAATCCCGACAGTGGCTTCGACTGCAGCGGCCTGGTCGGCTACGTGTTCCGTTCCGCGCTGGGCATCGAGCTGCCGCGCGTCTCGCGCGAGATGGCCCACGACGCCAACGCCGAACTGATCAATGACCGCGCCGCGCTGGCCGCAGGCGACCTGGTGTTCTTCGGCCGCAAGGGCCGGGTCGACCATGTCGGCATCTATGTGGGCGATGGCCGCTTCCTGCACGCCCCGAGCACCGGCAAGGATGTCCGCGTCGACACCCTGCTCAGCGGCTACTGGGGCAACAAGTTCATGCAGGCCCGCCGCGTCGACCTCTGA
- a CDS encoding sigma-54 interaction domain-containing protein gives MAASLEIPSRCVIWFGQPQAAERTALAAAGWQLRSVSPTPGMAVGLRGRDHLVAVVDLRHLDADALQLLLPWIERHHHLPWLAVLPPGLGSPPPAWGAILRACLEQFSLPLDLQDLLGAMQRRSDDDGPPRASVCAGAGLPALIGDSTALLAVRAALHKFAPVELPVLVTGETGTGKELAAQALHALSGRAARPFLAVNCGAIPANLVQSELFGHERGAFTGAAQRRIGLFESAHGGTVFLDEVGDLPADAQTSLLRVLQEGTLERVGSNQPLRVDVRVLAATHVELEQAVAQGRFRRDLYYRLNVLRLPMPPLRDRGNDVLLLAEHFLRSFRQRHPGRARGFDPGARQAMRGFDWPGNVRELLNRVQRAAIVAEGELIGAADLDLAGADAPARRAPLQDARGQVERDVLLQALRQHGYNVSACARHMQVSRVTVYRLCRKHQLQLPPER, from the coding sequence ATGGCGGCAAGCCTGGAGATTCCATCACGCTGCGTGATCTGGTTCGGACAGCCGCAGGCGGCCGAACGCACCGCGCTGGCCGCCGCCGGCTGGCAGCTGCGCAGCGTCAGCCCCACTCCCGGCATGGCGGTGGGTCTGCGCGGCCGCGATCACCTGGTGGCCGTGGTGGACCTGCGCCACCTCGATGCCGACGCCCTGCAGCTGCTGCTGCCCTGGATCGAACGACATCACCACCTGCCCTGGCTGGCGGTACTGCCGCCCGGGCTGGGGAGTCCGCCACCGGCGTGGGGCGCCATCCTGCGCGCCTGCCTGGAGCAGTTCTCGCTGCCACTGGATCTGCAGGACCTGCTGGGCGCGATGCAGCGGCGATCCGACGACGACGGCCCGCCGCGCGCGTCGGTCTGCGCTGGCGCCGGGCTCCCCGCGCTGATTGGCGACAGCACCGCGCTGCTGGCGGTGCGCGCGGCCCTGCACAAGTTCGCGCCGGTCGAACTGCCGGTGCTGGTGACCGGCGAAACCGGCACCGGCAAGGAACTGGCGGCACAGGCGCTGCACGCGCTTTCCGGCCGTGCGGCGCGCCCGTTCCTGGCGGTGAACTGCGGTGCGATTCCCGCCAACCTGGTCCAGTCCGAACTGTTCGGCCACGAGCGCGGCGCCTTCACCGGTGCCGCGCAGCGCCGCATCGGGCTGTTCGAAAGTGCCCATGGCGGCACCGTGTTTCTCGATGAAGTCGGCGACCTGCCTGCCGATGCACAGACCAGCCTGCTGCGGGTGCTGCAGGAAGGCACCCTGGAGCGGGTGGGCAGCAACCAGCCGCTGCGGGTCGATGTGCGTGTGCTGGCCGCGACCCATGTCGAACTGGAACAGGCGGTGGCCCAGGGCCGCTTCCGCCGCGATCTCTACTATCGCCTCAACGTGCTGCGCCTGCCGATGCCGCCGCTGCGTGACCGCGGCAACGACGTGCTGCTGCTGGCCGAGCATTTCCTGCGCAGCTTCCGCCAGCGTCACCCCGGCCGCGCACGCGGTTTCGACCCCGGCGCACGCCAGGCGATGCGCGGCTTCGACTGGCCCGGCAACGTGCGCGAACTGTTGAACCGGGTGCAGCGTGCCGCGATCGTGGCAGAAGGCGAACTGATCGGTGCCGCCGACCTCGACCTGGCCGGTGCCGATGCGCCGGCACGGCGCGCCCCGCTGCAGGATGCGCGGGGACAGGTCGAACGCGATGTGCTGCTGCAGGCCCTGCGGCAACACGGCTACAACGTGTCGGCGTGCGCACGGCACATGCAGGTGTCGCGGGTGACGGTCTACCGGCTGTGCCGCAAGCACCAGCTGCAGCTGCCGCCCGAACGCTAG
- a CDS encoding transporter codes for MHTFIRLTPLALAALAATAFAQQPAATDGADMQALIAQLEQLKANYAQEVRRLRELDMQVQAMQARLSGRAGSGTAPAAALAPAAAAAVPPSSEGYASSAAEAQQAKQEARRSVDDVKQQQAALFSRRFTLENSLTYARYDRKQLTLNGFLALDAIFLGNIAVENVESDSLTYNLAARWGVSPNLTLNMDVPYLARRTVYQKGGAGGAAAAIAQEETNGSGIGDVSMSANYRLFGERGWRPETVLTGGFTAPTGRAPYGLDWKVIERDDDDYIRFAVPREQPTGNGVWQANLGVSMVKTADPAILFANAGYVHSFPRGFSDIDSNPDTVNPGDVKLGGSVYFGAGVAFAFNERTSLSISFSDKISTRASTRFKGGQWVKVIGSDANAASLNLGVTYALNQHTTLVTLLGIGLTPDAPDFTLAFKVPYML; via the coding sequence ATGCATACATTCATCCGGCTTACCCCGCTGGCGCTGGCGGCGCTGGCGGCGACCGCCTTCGCCCAGCAGCCCGCGGCCACCGATGGCGCCGACATGCAGGCCCTGATCGCGCAACTGGAACAACTGAAAGCCAACTACGCGCAGGAGGTACGTCGCCTGCGCGAACTGGACATGCAGGTGCAGGCGATGCAGGCACGGCTGAGCGGTCGTGCGGGGTCCGGCACCGCGCCGGCTGCCGCGTTGGCGCCCGCCGCGGCGGCTGCGGTGCCACCCAGCAGCGAAGGCTACGCCAGCAGTGCCGCCGAGGCGCAGCAGGCCAAGCAGGAAGCGCGGCGCAGCGTCGACGACGTCAAGCAGCAGCAGGCCGCGCTGTTCTCGCGCCGCTTCACGCTGGAAAACAGCCTCACCTACGCCCGCTACGACCGCAAGCAGCTGACCCTCAACGGCTTTCTGGCACTGGATGCGATCTTCCTCGGCAACATCGCGGTGGAGAATGTCGAATCCGATTCGCTGACCTACAACCTCGCCGCCCGCTGGGGGGTCAGCCCCAACCTGACCTTGAACATGGACGTGCCCTATCTGGCGCGTCGCACGGTCTACCAGAAGGGGGGCGCCGGCGGCGCCGCTGCGGCCATCGCGCAGGAGGAGACCAACGGCAGCGGTATCGGCGATGTCAGCATGAGTGCCAACTACCGGCTGTTCGGCGAGCGCGGCTGGCGCCCGGAGACGGTACTGACCGGTGGCTTCACCGCACCGACCGGGCGTGCCCCGTATGGCCTGGACTGGAAGGTGATCGAACGCGACGACGATGACTACATCCGCTTCGCGGTGCCGCGCGAGCAGCCGACCGGCAACGGCGTGTGGCAGGCCAACCTCGGCGTGTCGATGGTGAAGACCGCCGATCCGGCGATCCTGTTCGCCAATGCCGGCTATGTGCATTCGTTCCCGCGCGGCTTCAGTGATATCGACAGCAACCCCGATACGGTCAACCCCGGCGACGTCAAGCTGGGCGGGTCGGTGTACTTCGGGGCCGGTGTCGCCTTCGCGTTCAACGAACGTACCAGCCTGAGCATTTCCTTCAGCGACAAGATCAGTACCCGCGCCTCGACCCGCTTCAAGGGCGGGCAATGGGTGAAGGTGATCGGCAGTGATGCCAATGCCGCGTCGCTGAACCTGGGGGTGACCTATGCATTGAACCAGCACACCACGCTGGTCACGCTGCTGGGCATCGGCCTGACGCCGGACGCGCCGGACTTCACCCTGGCCTTCAAGGTGCCCTACATGCTGTAG
- a CDS encoding C39 family peptidase produces MAGRRCYLRLLPCLLLLASVHGWAGEVVFSGVLPNGALLQQKVESMQERRYRNLVRQHTDYSCGAAALATILRYAYHLDTNEATVIEGMMGVSDPQLVKERGFSLLDIKRYVESLGMRGRGYRIDETRLRTLRVPGLVLMDVRGFRHFVVLKQVRDGVVEVADPILGNRSLSLSEFSAAWPSRAVFVVIGSDFDRNTVLLQPSERPSARALYARQGPITDAELVDFGFSHADLF; encoded by the coding sequence ATGGCCGGTCGTCGCTGCTACCTGCGTCTGTTGCCCTGCCTGCTGCTGCTGGCCAGCGTGCATGGCTGGGCGGGCGAAGTGGTGTTCAGTGGCGTGCTGCCCAACGGCGCACTGCTGCAGCAGAAGGTGGAGAGCATGCAGGAGCGGCGCTACCGCAACCTGGTGCGGCAACACACCGACTACAGCTGCGGCGCGGCCGCACTGGCCACCATCCTGCGTTACGCCTACCACCTGGACACGAACGAAGCGACGGTGATCGAGGGAATGATGGGGGTATCCGATCCACAACTGGTAAAGGAACGCGGCTTCTCGCTGCTGGACATCAAGCGCTATGTCGAATCGCTGGGCATGCGTGGACGTGGCTACCGCATCGACGAGACCCGCCTGCGCACGCTGCGGGTTCCCGGCCTGGTGCTGATGGATGTGCGTGGCTTCCGTCATTTCGTCGTGCTCAAGCAGGTGCGCGACGGCGTGGTGGAAGTGGCCGATCCGATCCTCGGCAACCGCAGCCTGTCGCTGTCCGAGTTCAGCGCTGCCTGGCCGTCACGCGCCGTTTTCGTCGTGATCGGCAGCGACTTCGACCGCAACACGGTGCTGCTGCAGCCCAGCGAACGGCCCAGTGCCCGGGCGCTGTATGCGCGGCAGGGACCGATCACCGATGCCGAACTGGTCGACTTCGGCTTCAGCCACGCCGACCTGTTCTGA